The nucleotide sequence ACTCTATGTTCATATCACACGCTCACCTATATATGCTAAGTGTGTGATGACAATTATAGTATACAGAATTTTGTTAAGGTTTTTTATTCAATATCAAAAACTACTTAGTTGTGATGATATACATCCTTCTATTTTCATCTTGAATCTGTGCTTCAAGATGAAAAGCCTTGAACTTTTCCGTTGACTTTGTAAATTGCAGTTAATAAAGATTTCTCGAATTCCGGTTGATTACTTATAGAAAAACTGAGTTTTCGGTATAAATAAATACACAAAAATCAGGATTTTCAGTGAACCTCGGAAGGGCAAACGTAGTTTGCCGCGTTAGGTGGGCTATTATCTGAAAACGCAGTGTTCAATGCTATATACTTTCCAGGTTAAAAAATCTTTATTGCGTTACGTGAAAAAATAAAATTATTCTGTTAACAAATATAAATATAATAAAAAACAAAGATATTTTATATAAATCGAAAAATATTTATACCGTCATAAAAAATGTGTGTATGTCAATCCTATTTTATTGTTTATTTTGTTTTTTAAATCCCATTGCTTTTTTAGAATTATGTTATTATAATATTATATGAAGGCTGAATCTTTTCATCATTGAAAAAGGTTTGGTTTTTCATTTTAGTTTAACAAATGTTTGTTAGACGAGGAAAGAGGATGAATATGGGAAAGGATTTTATTATAGAAAATTTAAAAAACGCTGGAAAAAATATTAAAGAAAATTTTAAATCTTATACATTGGATTTTATTTTTATAGTGTTGTTTATATCAGTGTTTCAAACAGTATTTGGTCAGGAAAATAATATAGTCGGAGTTATATTAACTATATTGATGGCTTCATCAATGATGAGAGATTTGACTTCTACGCCTTTAAAACATTTAGTGATTCAATCTTCGGTTTTGGTGGCTATGGCGGTTTCTGCCTGTTTGGTAGTGATTCTTAACCCGTGGATTGCTCTTATAATTAATTTTATTATGATAACGATAATATTATATTCTTTTACATATGAGTACGCTAGTAATCTATATTTTCCATATATTTTATCCTACTTGTTTATGATTTTTATTGGACCTGTTACCTTGGAACAGCTGCCGAAACGTGTTTTGAGTATGCTGGCGGGCGCTCTGTGTATAATGGTATATCAGTTTGTCAAAGGAAGAAAACGGGTTGTTGATACAACGAGGGATTCGCTGACTGTAATAATAGACGAGGCTTTGGTTTGTACTCAGTGTTTAATTGACGGAGCCGGTAAACCGGCAGATTTAGAAGAGGTCCGCAAAAATTTGTATAAGCTTTGTAAAATGGTCTATGAGCGCAGAAAAAGGGTTTTATGTGTGTCTGACGCCAACTTTGCCATGATAGACAGTGCCAGGGGATTAGAAAATCTAATATTGGTTTTATATGAAATGACCGGTCCGATAACGCCTGACAGAATTGAGATTTTAAAGAAAGTTAAAGAAAAACTTAAGGAATTCCGTGCATTTGTGCAGCGTGAAGTGAATTGCTTAAAAGATATGGATTTCTCTGATTTTGCCGGAAGTAATTCTTCAGTGGAGATTGAGGAAATTTTTAGGTGCGTAGAATATATAGCTATACATTTAAAACGAATGACAGATCCTAAACGTCGGGTTAAATACCGCCGAACTGTTTTATCATTTGCGGTGCGTTTAAAAGCGGCATTAAATCTGAGTCCTGTTCGTGTTGTGTATGCGCTTAGGGTTGCAGTTTTGCTCTCAGCGGCGACTTTAATAGTGCAGCTTTTGGGACTGCCCCATGGAAAGTGGCTTTTGTTTACTATTGCCTCAGTTTCTTTGCCATATGCTGATGATGTTGGGAAAAAGGCGAGACAGCGTTTTACAGCAAGCGTTATCGGATGTGTAATAGGTATGGCCTCATATGCTTTAGTTCCGTCAGCTGTCGGGCGTACAGCTCTCATGATGTTTTCGGGATATATCAGTTACTATTTTTCGGGTTATACCGGAACATTTGCGTGTTCAACAATCGGCGCTTTGGGCGGGGCTGTCTTTATGAACGGTTTTGGCTGGTATGACGTTGGGAGCATGGCTGTGGTTCGAATAGTGTATATTGCAGTAGGAATTCTAGCAGCAGTGGCAGCAAACCGTTTGATATTGCCATTTAGAAGGTCTGCTGCAACAAAACAGCTCTGGAAGAAGTATGAGAATACGGTTAAACTTCTTACGGTGATATGTGAAAGTGACGATGCAGATACACAATTGTATTACAGTTTAGTAATACAGTCGCACCTGCTTGAGGAAAAACTGTTGGAGAATGCTATTAATGAAAATTGGAATGGTATTGATAATATGCTTAGCGAGTGCCGAGCTTTGGTGCGCAGCGCTCACAGGAAAAATTCTTTTGGTACTTTGATTGCAAATAATCTCAGCTAGTTATTATATAAACTTCCAATTTTTATTTATACTATTGGCGGCGGTTTCAAAGTGATATTTTAGAATTCCCAAATCGATTTTTGAGTAAGCGCCGCCAAAAGACTTAACGCTGACTTCTAAATCATTGAGTGAAAAGAAAAATTTTTGCCGGTTCATTGCTGTTGGTGCCAGCATAGCGGAATTTACTCCTGCTAAAAACCAGTCGGGGATGTTTTCATTATAATCGCAGACTTTTTCTATGGGTTTGTTTTTATGCGGTTTCCCTTGGGTCTGACCATAGCCTAGAGTGATTACGCAGACCAGTTTTTCACCGTCTCCGGCAGTATAGCTGCTTTTCTTTTTCTTATATGTTGCAGCTACCCAGCAGGTATTAAGACCCAGCTGTTGAGCTTTCAGCACTAAGTGTTCTCCGTAATAACCTATTTTTTCATCAAGATTAACATCTGATTTGCTCACCATGGCAAAATAGTTTGTAACATTTTTGAACATGCCGTAGTGTGCCGTAAAACCACTGAAAGCTTCCGGTTCATTAGTAATCAGCTGTATATTGAGATTGCTTTTGTGATTGCAAACTTCTACCTCAGACTTTAGTTCCTCTATAATATTATTTGGGATAATTTGATTAGTATATTTTCTAACTGAATGACGGTTATTTATTGCTTCTGAAATATTCATGAATATTACCTCCTTTAGCCAATTATACACATATAAAAATGAATAGTCAAAATAATTTTTTATAGGATAAAATATGATTTTGTCAAATGGACAGATTATTTGGTGTTTTTGTTGTTACAATTGAACAACATATAGAAATGTTCATAAAAAATCGCTTGACATGAATTTAACGGTAACTTATAATACTATCATTAGATAAATTCACATAAAGATAAATACCATATAACCTATATGGTGTATTATAGAAATGAGGAAAATGTAATGAATGAAGAAAAGAAAAAAGCTCTTGACCTTGCACTGAGTCATATTGAAAAACAATATGGATCCGGCGCTGTAATGCGTCTTGGAGAAAAGCCTGATGCAAATGTTGAGGCAATCCCTACCGGGGCTTTGTCACTTGATATTGCATTGGGAATCGGCGGAATACCCAGAGGCAGGATTATTGAAATATATGGACCTGAATCGTCAGGTAAGACAACTGTTGCCCTGCATGTGGTAGCACAAGTGCAGAAAATGGGCGGAGAAGCAGCGTTTATAGACGCCGAACATGCTCTTGACCCTATTTATGCTGAGGCTTTGGGAGTTCAGACCGATGATTTGATAGTATCACAGCCGGATACCGGAGAACAGGCTTTAGAAATAACCGAACAGCTTGTAAGAAGCGGTGCGGTTGATGTAATAGTTATTGACTCTGTTGCAGCGCTTGTTCCTAAAGCAGAAATTGAAGGGCTTATGGGTGATTCTCATGTGGGGCTCCAGGCAAGACTGATGTCTCAGGCTCTCAGAAAGCTGGCAGGTATTATTTCGAAGTCTAATACAACTGCAATTTTTATAAATCAGCTGCGTGAAAAAGTTGGGGTTATGTTTGGCAATCCTGAGACTACTACCGGCGGACGTGCGCTGAAATTCTATGCTTCCGTAAGGCTCGATGTCAGACGTATCGAAAGTCTTAAAGGCGACGGCGGAGTTATAGGAAACAGAACAAGAATAAAAGTAGTTAAAAATAAGGTTGCTCCGCCGTTTAAAGAAGCTGAATTTGATATTATGTATGGTGAGGGAATATCAAGAGAAGGAAATATACTTGACGTTGCCGTTGATATGGATATAGTTAAAAAGAGCGGCTCGTGGTTCAGTTATAATGAGGAAAGGCTGGGACAGGGACGTGAAACTGTTAAGTCTATTTTAAAGGATAATCCTGAGCTTGCTGATGAGATAGAAAATAAGATTCGTGAAAGCGCCGGACTGCCTATGATTGGAGAAGAGGCGGAGAGCATGTTTGACGAAAAGCCTGTTGCAGGATTAGAAAAACCAAAGAAGAAAAAATAAATTGTTTTGAATACTTCTATTTAGGTAAGTGATAAAAATGATGGATGAGATATTAAAAGGGAAAAAACTTGCTATGAGATTTCTCGCTTCAAGAATGTATACCTCAAGAGAAATCTTTGATAAACTGCGCCGTAAAGGCTATAGTTCAGAATTGGCGGAGAGTATAGTAAGTGAACTTATCAGTGAAGGTTTTTTAGATGACAAACATTATGCTGACTGTTATATTGCTGATGGTGTAAACATAGGATACAAGGGGACTTTTCGTATCAGGCAGGAACTCTTGCGCAAAGGCGTATCGTCTTCAATAATTGACCGCGCGTTTGATGAGGCTGATGTTGACCCGGAGAATGCCTTGCGTGAATTTGTAAAGCAAAGGCTGCAGGTTGCTGATATTACTACAAGAAAAGAGTATGAAAAATTCAGAACCATGCTGGCACGCCGAGGCTTTTCGCTCAGTGAGATAAGAACCGTTTTGGATGAGTTAGATATAGAGTTTTACTTAGAGGATTAGATTGAAATTTAAGGAGAAAGCCGATTTGAAAAAAATATCTATGGCGTCGCTCGGATGCTCAAAAAATCAGATAGACAGCGAACAAATGCTGTCAATACTTGAAGAAGCCGGTTATGAGATTTGTGAGAATGAAGAGGATGCAAATATCATAATCGTTAATACATGCACATTTATTGAGGATGCTCAGCGAGAATCGATTGACTGTATTCTTGAGCTTTCACAATACAAAAATTCCGGCAATGCTGAATTATTGATAGTAACCGGCTGTCTTGCGCAGCGGTATAAGGAGCAGATATTATCTGAGATACCCGAGGTTGACGCGGTTATAGGAACTAACGAGTATGACAGAATAGCCGAGGTTATAGAAAGCTGCCTGAACGAAGACGATAAACCTGTTAAATGTTCGGAGAAGCCGCTTCTTTGTGAGCACGAAAGGGTTCGTACCACCCCTGGATATACAGCTTTTTTAAAGATAGCCGAGGGCTGTGATAACCGTTGTACATATTGTGTTATACCATCTATCCGCGGAAATTACAGAAGCCGTAAAGTTGAGGACATTTTAGATGAAGCTCATAAAATGGCTAAGGACGGAGTTAAAGAAATTATTGTAATAGCTCAGGACACAACTAGATATGGTATTGATATTTATGATGAATATGCCCTTCCGAAACTTCTCAGAGAGCTTTGCAGGATAGACGGAATAGAATGGGTGAGGATTCATTATTGTTATCCGGAGCTTGTGACTGATGAGCTGATTGATGTTATAGCAGAAGAAAACAAAATTTGTAATTATCTTGATATACCTATTCAGCATATAAATGATAAAATTTTAAAGCGGATGGGACGAAGAACAGATAAGGAACAAATAGTTACTTTGTTGAGTAAGCTTAGGAGGAGAATACCCGATATAGTTATAAGAACATCTCTTATCGTTGGATTTCCGGGAGAGAGCGAGTCTGACTTTTTGGAGCTGAATGAGTTTGTTGAAAAAGCTGAATTTGACAGGCTCGGCGTATTTACTTATTCGAGAGAAGAGGATACGCCTGCATATAATCTTCCTGACCAGGTTGATGAAGAAGAAAAAGTGCGCCGCCAAGAAATGATAATGTTTACGCAGGCAGAAATAGACGATATGAAGAATCAGAACAAAATCGGAAGTATTGTCAAAGTGCTTGTTGAAGGGCGTGATGAAATAATAAAAAGTTATTACGGCAGAACTTATGCAGATTCCATGGAGATAGACGGAAAAGTGTTTTTTAAATCGGGAAGAAAGCTTAATGAAGGCGATTTTGTTGATGTTAAAGTTGAACAGGCAATGGATATGGATTTATTTGGATCTGAGGTATAACTTGTGCAATTAATGATTTATAAAATTGTTTTTTGGAGGAAATAATATGAACTTACCTAATAAATTAACTTTGCTTAGAGTGATACTGATACCATTGTTTATGATTTTATTCTTGAGCTGCGGCACTGTTGGTTTATATTTAGCCTTGGTGACTTTTATTTTGGCGGCTGTGACTGATTTTTTTGATGGTCAAATAGCCAGAAGAACAAACAGCGTTACAACATTTGGAAAACTTATGGATCCAATGGCGGATAAACTTTTGACACTGGGAGCATTAGTTTGTTTTTTGGCTGCAGATGTGCCTTATATAAACGCATGGGTTTTGATAATAATTATTGCAAGAGAATTGATTGTAACTGGTATGCGTATGCTGGCTCTTGAACAAAACAGGGTTATTTCAGCCAGCTTCTTTGGAAAGCTTAAAACTGTTTCACAATTTGCAATGATTATTGTGGTGCTGATAAATCAAATAGTAATGGTTGGAAAAGATCCATTGCAGGGGGGATTCGGCAATTTTCTTGTAATGATATTGGTTATAATCTCTGTAGTGCTGACTGTTCTTTCAGGGATAGATTATGTATATAAAAACAGGGAATTGTTAACGTTTAAGTAACGGGGATGTTACATGAATGTAACATGTATTGAAATTTTGAGAGTTTTA is from Monoglobus pectinilyticus and encodes:
- the pgsA gene encoding CDP-diacylglycerol--glycerol-3-phosphate 3-phosphatidyltransferase — translated: MNLPNKLTLLRVILIPLFMILFLSCGTVGLYLALVTFILAAVTDFFDGQIARRTNSVTTFGKLMDPMADKLLTLGALVCFLAADVPYINAWVLIIIIARELIVTGMRMLALEQNRVISASFFGKLKTVSQFAMIIVVLINQIVMVGKDPLQGGFGNFLVMILVIISVVLTVLSGIDYVYKNRELLTFK
- a CDS encoding nitroreductase family protein, with protein sequence MNISEAINNRHSVRKYTNQIIPNNIIEELKSEVEVCNHKSNLNIQLITNEPEAFSGFTAHYGMFKNVTNYFAMVSKSDVNLDEKIGYYGEHLVLKAQQLGLNTCWVAATYKKKKSSYTAGDGEKLVCVITLGYGQTQGKPHKNKPIEKVCDYNENIPDWFLAGVNSAMLAPTAMNRQKFFFSLNDLEVSVKSFGGAYSKIDLGILKYHFETAANSINKNWKFI
- the rimO gene encoding 30S ribosomal protein S12 methylthiotransferase RimO, with product MKKISMASLGCSKNQIDSEQMLSILEEAGYEICENEEDANIIIVNTCTFIEDAQRESIDCILELSQYKNSGNAELLIVTGCLAQRYKEQILSEIPEVDAVIGTNEYDRIAEVIESCLNEDDKPVKCSEKPLLCEHERVRTTPGYTAFLKIAEGCDNRCTYCVIPSIRGNYRSRKVEDILDEAHKMAKDGVKEIIVIAQDTTRYGIDIYDEYALPKLLRELCRIDGIEWVRIHYCYPELVTDELIDVIAEENKICNYLDIPIQHINDKILKRMGRRTDKEQIVTLLSKLRRRIPDIVIRTSLIVGFPGESESDFLELNEFVEKAEFDRLGVFTYSREEDTPAYNLPDQVDEEEKVRRQEMIMFTQAEIDDMKNQNKIGSIVKVLVEGRDEIIKSYYGRTYADSMEIDGKVFFKSGRKLNEGDFVDVKVEQAMDMDLFGSEV
- a CDS encoding FUSC family protein is translated as MGKDFIIENLKNAGKNIKENFKSYTLDFIFIVLFISVFQTVFGQENNIVGVILTILMASSMMRDLTSTPLKHLVIQSSVLVAMAVSACLVVILNPWIALIINFIMITIILYSFTYEYASNLYFPYILSYLFMIFIGPVTLEQLPKRVLSMLAGALCIMVYQFVKGRKRVVDTTRDSLTVIIDEALVCTQCLIDGAGKPADLEEVRKNLYKLCKMVYERRKRVLCVSDANFAMIDSARGLENLILVLYEMTGPITPDRIEILKKVKEKLKEFRAFVQREVNCLKDMDFSDFAGSNSSVEIEEIFRCVEYIAIHLKRMTDPKRRVKYRRTVLSFAVRLKAALNLSPVRVVYALRVAVLLSAATLIVQLLGLPHGKWLLFTIASVSLPYADDVGKKARQRFTASVIGCVIGMASYALVPSAVGRTALMMFSGYISYYFSGYTGTFACSTIGALGGAVFMNGFGWYDVGSMAVVRIVYIAVGILAAVAANRLILPFRRSAATKQLWKKYENTVKLLTVICESDDADTQLYYSLVIQSHLLEEKLLENAINENWNGIDNMLSECRALVRSAHRKNSFGTLIANNLS
- a CDS encoding regulatory protein RecX produces the protein MMDEILKGKKLAMRFLASRMYTSREIFDKLRRKGYSSELAESIVSELISEGFLDDKHYADCYIADGVNIGYKGTFRIRQELLRKGVSSSIIDRAFDEADVDPENALREFVKQRLQVADITTRKEYEKFRTMLARRGFSLSEIRTVLDELDIEFYLED
- the recA gene encoding recombinase RecA, translating into MNEEKKKALDLALSHIEKQYGSGAVMRLGEKPDANVEAIPTGALSLDIALGIGGIPRGRIIEIYGPESSGKTTVALHVVAQVQKMGGEAAFIDAEHALDPIYAEALGVQTDDLIVSQPDTGEQALEITEQLVRSGAVDVIVIDSVAALVPKAEIEGLMGDSHVGLQARLMSQALRKLAGIISKSNTTAIFINQLREKVGVMFGNPETTTGGRALKFYASVRLDVRRIESLKGDGGVIGNRTRIKVVKNKVAPPFKEAEFDIMYGEGISREGNILDVAVDMDIVKKSGSWFSYNEERLGQGRETVKSILKDNPELADEIENKIRESAGLPMIGEEAESMFDEKPVAGLEKPKKKK